A genome region from Arachidicoccus soli includes the following:
- the purU gene encoding formyltetrahydrofolate deformylase: MNELTILIQCSDDVGLVTKITQVLAKHSLNIVSMNEYVDTFNKRFFTRIACTGNDLKAASFKVEMLQKLPKEASIRIIEKQLKRIAVLVTKEYHCLGDILVRNQFETLGAKVACVIGNYEYLKELTHQFGIPYFHISHLEKDKQTFENEIQQIIDPLNVDFIVLAKFMRILSPEFVATYVQKIINIHHSFLPAFIGANPYKQAFERGVKIIGATAHFVTNNLDEGPIITQHTASVDHTYGVKEMIRQGRETEKAVLLEALRLVFEDRVFISGNKTIVFK, encoded by the coding sequence ATGAATGAATTAACTATTCTTATTCAATGTTCAGATGATGTTGGCTTAGTGACAAAAATTACCCAGGTGCTGGCCAAACATAGCCTGAATATTGTTTCTATGAATGAATATGTAGATACCTTTAATAAAAGATTTTTTACACGTATTGCATGCACAGGAAATGACCTGAAAGCAGCATCATTTAAAGTTGAAATGCTTCAAAAGCTTCCAAAAGAAGCCTCAATAAGAATAATTGAAAAGCAATTGAAAAGAATTGCTGTATTAGTGACCAAAGAGTACCATTGCCTGGGGGATATTTTGGTGCGTAATCAGTTCGAAACACTCGGCGCTAAAGTTGCATGTGTAATAGGTAATTATGAATATTTGAAAGAATTGACCCATCAGTTTGGCATCCCTTATTTTCATATTTCTCATTTAGAAAAAGACAAGCAGACATTTGAAAATGAAATTCAGCAAATAATCGATCCATTAAATGTCGACTTTATCGTTCTAGCAAAGTTCATGCGCATTCTTTCTCCTGAATTTGTGGCAACTTATGTACAAAAAATCATCAATATTCATCATTCTTTTTTGCCGGCATTTATAGGAGCAAATCCTTATAAACAAGCATTTGAAAGGGGGGTAAAAATTATTGGCGCTACAGCGCACTTTGTCACCAACAACTTAGACGAAGGTCCCATTATCACACAGCACACAGCAAGCGTCGACCATACTTACGGGGTGAAAGAAATGATTCGTCAAGGTAGAGAAACCGAAAAGGCAGTGCTCCTGGAAGCACTGCGATTAGTATTTGAAGACCGCGTTTTTATAAGCGGCAACAAAACAATTGTGTTTAAGTAA
- a CDS encoding M1 family aminopeptidase — MKKVILLAAFGALIGIASAQQIVGNSSYNQHEAFAPYFYTQNGNSYRSADGEPGPKYWQNSADYTIHVKLDTALKHIDGNVQINYTNNSPDNLPYVWLYVDQNIYREDSRAVATTDVSGGRYAAVKFTKGDELKSVSVTMNGKTIHPKFVVSDTRLQIILPEELKAKGGKLQINIDYGFTIPEKGSDRMGRLNTKNGWIYEIAQWYPRMCVYDDVEGWNTLPYLGAGEFYLEYGNIDYSITAPADLLIVGSGVLQNPDEVLTASQRKKLKDAAKSDATVNIHSLTDVQTGKDFVNKKELTWKFRCNNTRDVAWAASKAFIWDAVRIKMQSGKIILGQSVYPEEAATPDGWDSSAYYTKKSVELNSYWHDFPYPVATNVAGIVGGMEYPGIVFCSASAKAGADLWFVTLHEFGHNWFPMLVGSNERKYAWMDEGFNTFTNYLCSRILYNGAYNNEPDKYQIAKRFFKKDAEVPMTIPDVLLPYNLADEGYYKPAVGLLILRDVVLGHDRFDYAFKQYIKNWAYKHPTPDDFFRTMENASGEDLGWFWRGWFFHNWAIDQAVKDVRYEDNDPTKGALIHIENLGKMPLPVKLQIEEENGKVTNMQLPVEIWQRGPDWIFHVKTTSKIKQILLDPEKQYPDVNPENNVWPDKNKLKPAPADISSRSVIDTYIQNAGGRENLEKIKEASAIYEGDVQGQKISMKEYHKMPGKFLEMIELPALHMNILKILVNDEIDSIIQQGKAVTLDDKAKKGLKNLTQIFPELKIFENNKVTLMGMKTVNGQDAYVIKVTNPEGEEVTNYYDVKSGLKVASQSKSGLLSFADYQSVNDIKIPMQISMNNNGYIIKLKATDIKFNGNLSDDIFK, encoded by the coding sequence ATGAAAAAGGTTATCTTGTTGGCTGCTTTTGGAGCCTTGATAGGCATTGCCTCTGCACAACAAATCGTCGGAAATTCCAGTTATAATCAACACGAGGCTTTTGCCCCATATTTTTATACGCAAAATGGTAATAGCTATCGCAGCGCAGATGGAGAGCCCGGCCCTAAATATTGGCAAAATAGTGCCGATTATACTATCCATGTAAAATTAGATACTGCACTAAAACATATTGATGGAAATGTGCAGATAAATTATACCAACAATAGTCCGGATAATCTCCCATATGTTTGGTTGTATGTAGACCAAAATATTTATAGGGAAGATAGCCGCGCTGTAGCAACAACAGATGTTTCGGGTGGCAGGTATGCTGCTGTAAAGTTTACAAAAGGAGATGAATTAAAATCAGTTTCAGTAACCATGAATGGTAAAACTATTCATCCCAAATTTGTGGTGAGTGATACAAGATTGCAAATTATTTTACCAGAAGAGTTAAAAGCTAAAGGAGGTAAACTACAAATTAATATAGATTATGGCTTTACTATTCCTGAAAAAGGATCTGATAGAATGGGAAGGCTTAATACAAAAAATGGCTGGATTTATGAGATTGCACAATGGTATCCGCGCATGTGTGTGTATGATGATGTAGAAGGTTGGAATACATTGCCCTATTTAGGCGCAGGGGAATTCTATTTAGAATATGGTAATATTGATTATTCAATAACTGCACCTGCTGACTTGCTGATTGTTGGTTCCGGGGTATTACAAAATCCGGATGAAGTCCTTACCGCTTCCCAAAGAAAAAAATTAAAAGATGCTGCAAAATCTGACGCTACTGTAAATATTCATTCCCTCACTGATGTACAAACAGGCAAAGACTTTGTAAACAAAAAAGAATTAACCTGGAAGTTTCGATGTAACAATACCCGAGACGTGGCCTGGGCCGCCTCTAAAGCATTTATTTGGGACGCTGTTCGTATAAAAATGCAAAGTGGTAAAATCATTCTGGGGCAATCTGTTTATCCGGAAGAAGCGGCTACGCCAGATGGTTGGGATAGCTCAGCATATTATACAAAAAAGTCTGTTGAACTTAACTCTTATTGGCATGACTTCCCTTATCCGGTGGCAACCAACGTAGCCGGTATTGTAGGAGGAATGGAATACCCGGGTATTGTATTCTGCAGTGCTTCCGCGAAAGCGGGGGCCGATTTATGGTTTGTAACATTACATGAATTTGGACACAATTGGTTCCCGATGTTAGTGGGTTCCAACGAACGGAAATATGCTTGGATGGATGAAGGCTTTAATACTTTTACCAACTACCTGTGTTCCAGGATTTTGTATAATGGCGCCTACAATAATGAACCAGATAAATATCAAATTGCTAAACGATTCTTTAAAAAAGATGCTGAGGTTCCCATGACAATACCGGATGTACTATTACCTTATAACTTGGCTGATGAGGGATATTATAAACCGGCAGTTGGATTGCTTATTTTGCGTGATGTTGTTTTAGGTCATGATCGTTTCGACTATGCGTTTAAGCAATACATCAAGAATTGGGCTTATAAACACCCAACGCCGGATGACTTTTTCCGTACAATGGAAAATGCTTCGGGAGAAGATTTGGGCTGGTTTTGGAGAGGCTGGTTCTTCCATAATTGGGCCATTGATCAAGCAGTGAAAGATGTAAGATACGAAGATAATGACCCAACAAAAGGTGCACTTATACATATAGAAAACTTAGGCAAAATGCCATTGCCGGTAAAATTACAGATTGAAGAAGAAAATGGAAAAGTTACCAATATGCAATTGCCTGTCGAAATATGGCAGCGTGGTCCGGACTGGATTTTTCATGTTAAAACGACCTCTAAAATAAAACAAATACTACTTGATCCTGAAAAACAATATCCTGATGTGAATCCGGAAAATAATGTCTGGCCTGACAAAAACAAGTTAAAACCCGCGCCGGCAGACATTTCGTCCAGATCAGTAATTGATACATATATACAAAATGCCGGAGGAAGAGAGAATCTAGAGAAAATAAAAGAGGCGTCTGCTATCTATGAAGGCGATGTGCAAGGTCAAAAAATCAGCATGAAGGAATACCATAAAATGCCTGGTAAGTTTTTAGAAATGATTGAGCTGCCTGCGTTGCATATGAATATTCTAAAAATTTTGGTAAACGACGAAATAGATTCAATTATTCAACAAGGTAAGGCGGTTACGTTAGATGATAAAGCAAAGAAAGGATTGAAAAATTTAACCCAGATCTTTCCGGAGTTAAAAATTTTTGAGAATAATAAAGTTACTTTAATGGGTATGAAAACTGTTAATGGACAGGATGCCTATGTAATTAAAGTTACAAATCCGGAGGGAGAAGAAGTTACGAATTATTATGATGTGAAATCCGGCTTAAAAGTAGCGTCACAAAGCAAAAGTGGTTTATTGAGTTTTGCTGATTATCAATCTGTAAATGACATAAAAATTCCTATGCAGATTTCTATGAACAATAATGGTTATATAATAAAATTGAAAGCGACGGATATAAAATTCAATGGAAATTTAAGTGATGATATTTTTAAATAG
- a CDS encoding YcxB family protein — MQYSFYYIKGKVLQGLRTHFVSRPEVKVLAYAINIFALISVILYWLKKIRPQAFLLCSFLWIMLLIIFWFVMPNVIYKKAIQIFQDKFIANFNDDGVILENDRGAITWEWQRFTNYFESSNFFHLYFNARSFFLFPKDEMTDDFKQALKALLSQKLRKGKY; from the coding sequence ATGCAATATAGTTTTTATTATATCAAAGGAAAAGTACTGCAAGGATTACGTACACACTTTGTATCACGCCCCGAAGTAAAGGTTTTGGCTTATGCCATAAATATCTTCGCTTTGATTTCCGTCATTTTATACTGGCTTAAAAAAATACGACCCCAAGCCTTTTTACTTTGTTCCTTCTTATGGATAATGCTTTTGATAATATTTTGGTTTGTAATGCCCAATGTCATTTACAAAAAAGCTATCCAAATATTTCAAGATAAGTTTATCGCTAATTTTAACGATGATGGAGTTATTTTGGAAAATGATCGAGGGGCTATAACTTGGGAATGGCAAAGGTTTACCAACTATTTCGAATCTTCTAACTTCTTTCATTTATATTTTAATGCACGTTCCTTCTTTTTGTTTCCTAAAGATGAAATGACTGATGATTTTAAACAGGCTCTCAAGGCATTATTAAGTCAGAAATTACGCAAAGGAAAATATTAG
- a CDS encoding GNAT family N-acetyltransferase, giving the protein MAIQIIDYGTSDYDKMVLLRYQVLRKPLNLEFEENELDNDKKDTLIGCFENDKIMGCCILTKMDKGTMRLRQMAVHSGLQGKGVGRAILLFSENLARDFGYKKMIMHARADAVGFYKKLGYNTFDNEFIEVTLPHFMMEKKLNR; this is encoded by the coding sequence ATGGCAATTCAAATAATTGATTATGGAACTTCCGATTATGACAAAATGGTTCTGCTGCGCTATCAGGTTTTACGCAAACCATTAAATCTTGAATTTGAAGAAAATGAATTGGATAATGATAAAAAGGACACATTGATTGGTTGCTTTGAAAATGATAAGATAATGGGATGCTGCATCTTAACCAAGATGGATAAAGGCACGATGCGGCTGCGCCAGATGGCCGTACATAGTGGCTTACAAGGTAAGGGTGTAGGCCGTGCAATTTTACTCTTCTCAGAAAATTTAGCCAGGGATTTTGGCTATAAAAAAATGATAATGCATGCAAGAGCAGATGCCGTTGGGTTTTACAAAAAACTAGGATACAATACTTTCGACAACGAATTTATAGAAGTAACCCTCCCGCATTTTATGATGGAAAAAAAGTTGAATCGCTAG
- a CDS encoding acyl carrier protein has product MSEIATRVKKIIVDKLGVEEAEVTNEASFTNDLGADSLDTVELIMEFEKEFNISIPDEQAETITTVGQAVSYLEEHAK; this is encoded by the coding sequence ATGTCAGAAATCGCAACAAGAGTAAAGAAAATTATTGTTGACAAATTAGGTGTGGAAGAAGCTGAAGTTACAAATGAAGCATCTTTTACCAACGACTTAGGCGCCGATTCATTGGATACGGTAGAACTAATCATGGAGTTTGAAAAAGAATTCAATATTTCCATCCCAGACGAACAAGCTGAAACAATCACTACCGTTGGGCAAGCAGTTTCTTATTTGGAAGAACACGCCAAATAG
- the fabF gene encoding beta-ketoacyl-ACP synthase II, with amino-acid sequence MQTKRVVVTGIGCLTPLGNNLEDYWNGLVNGVSGADMITQFDASKFRTKFACEVKNFDPTEYMDRKDARKIDRFTQLAIAASDQALNDAGLNKDNIDPDRMGVVLGSGIGGLITFQHEVMEFGKGDGTPRYSPFFIPKMILDIAPGHVSMRHNLRGPNYSTVSACASSTHAIINALDLLRLGKADIMVTGGSEAVISEAGIGGFNAMKAMSERNDDPKTASRPYDKDRDGFVMGEAGAIIILETLEHALARGAKIYCEVAGGAATADAYHITAPHPEGLGAQNVMIKALEDAGMTSEEIDYINTHGTSTPLGDIAEVKAIVNVFGDHAYNLNISATKSMTGHCLGAAGAIEAVAAIQSVVHDIVPPTINHFTDDDDLDPKLNFTFNKAQKRVVNAALSNTFGFGGHNAAIIVKKYIA; translated from the coding sequence ATGCAAACAAAAAGAGTAGTAGTAACTGGTATTGGATGCCTTACACCATTAGGCAATAATCTCGAAGATTATTGGAATGGCTTAGTCAATGGCGTCTCCGGTGCCGACATGATTACGCAATTTGATGCTTCTAAATTTCGCACAAAGTTTGCCTGCGAGGTTAAAAACTTCGACCCGACGGAATATATGGATCGAAAGGATGCTCGTAAAATTGACCGTTTTACCCAGTTGGCAATTGCAGCAAGTGATCAAGCGCTCAATGATGCCGGGCTAAATAAAGATAATATCGATCCGGATCGTATGGGTGTAGTACTTGGTAGTGGCATTGGCGGATTAATTACCTTTCAACACGAAGTAATGGAGTTCGGCAAAGGCGATGGCACACCTCGTTATAGCCCTTTCTTTATCCCTAAAATGATTTTGGATATTGCACCCGGGCATGTATCAATGCGGCATAATTTGCGCGGACCGAACTATTCTACCGTAAGCGCTTGTGCAAGCAGCACACACGCCATCATCAACGCACTAGATTTATTACGCTTAGGAAAGGCTGATATAATGGTTACAGGTGGCAGTGAAGCAGTAATCAGTGAGGCGGGTATTGGAGGTTTCAATGCGATGAAAGCTATGAGCGAACGCAACGATGACCCTAAAACTGCTAGCCGACCTTATGATAAAGACAGAGATGGTTTTGTAATGGGGGAAGCAGGAGCAATTATTATTTTAGAAACACTTGAACACGCTTTGGCCCGTGGAGCCAAAATATACTGTGAAGTAGCTGGAGGCGCCGCTACAGCCGATGCATATCATATCACAGCCCCGCATCCGGAAGGACTGGGTGCGCAGAATGTAATGATAAAAGCATTGGAAGACGCGGGAATGACCTCGGAAGAAATTGATTATATCAACACACATGGCACTTCTACTCCATTAGGTGATATCGCAGAGGTGAAAGCTATTGTGAATGTTTTTGGCGATCACGCATATAACTTGAATATAAGTGCTACTAAATCCATGACAGGGCATTGCCTAGGTGCAGCTGGAGCTATTGAAGCAGTAGCTGCTATTCAAAGTGTAGTTCACGACATCGTCCCTCCGACAATTAATCACTTTACAGATGATGATGACTTAGATCCTAAACTCAACTTCACCTTTAATAAGGCGCAAAAGCGGGTAGTAAATGCAGCACTGAGTAATACATTTGGGTTTGGAGGTCACAATGCAGCTATTATCGTAAAAAAGTATATAGCATAA
- the rnc gene encoding ribonuclease III: protein MLGVRPGRLSLYKRAFSHRSIKEGAADNNERLEYLGDAVLGTVVADYLFKKYPYKDEGFLTEMRSKMVNRQQLNDIAIKMGLKKLTEFNKEDFGLRNSQIFGNTLEALIGAVYLDKGYNKTKDWVLQQMLIPYLSVDDLELIEINLKNKLIGWANKKSKALSFETIDEIMDKKRRIFTIAVKLDGQIIAQGKGYNKKEASQNAAQIAVEKLAL, encoded by the coding sequence ATGCTAGGTGTAAGGCCTGGTCGTCTTTCTCTCTATAAAAGAGCCTTTAGTCACCGATCTATAAAAGAAGGCGCAGCCGACAATAATGAACGCTTAGAATACCTAGGCGATGCAGTTTTAGGAACGGTAGTAGCTGATTATCTTTTTAAAAAATACCCCTATAAAGATGAAGGCTTTTTGACCGAAATGCGCAGTAAAATGGTCAATCGTCAGCAACTGAACGATATTGCCATTAAAATGGGCTTAAAAAAATTAACCGAATTCAATAAAGAAGATTTCGGTCTTCGTAATAGTCAGATATTCGGCAATACTTTAGAAGCATTAATTGGTGCGGTTTATTTAGATAAAGGCTACAACAAAACAAAAGATTGGGTGCTTCAGCAAATGTTAATTCCTTATCTCTCGGTAGATGATTTGGAGCTGATTGAGATTAATTTAAAAAATAAATTAATTGGTTGGGCTAATAAAAAAAGTAAAGCCCTCAGTTTTGAAACAATCGATGAAATAATGGATAAAAAAAGGCGCATATTTACTATTGCAGTCAAATTGGATGGCCAAATTATTGCTCAGGGAAAAGGGTATAACAAAAAAGAAGCCAGTCAAAATGCAGCACAAATTGCTGTAGAGAAATTGGCCCTTTAA
- a CDS encoding polysaccharide deacetylase family protein: protein MHRRPIKNIFTIFCILTFTACNNGSTEKTANNKDTFAATFDSIQQKPLKDTSVKSEAAVIDTIVEPPKKPLKEDIVETDSTKKYVFLTFDDGPQQGTMNVYHNLRALGIKGTFFMVGLHATYGKDMREAVDTIRENYPNVQLANHSYTHANGHYEYFYHHVASCFEDFMKAQKSLDVQEKFIRLPGNSGWVLATGMLAHPLVKPVCKLLDSAGYNVIGWDVEWAFKTDKVHGGSIPVETPETMVKMVEYALNHHRTHRKNAVVLLSHDRMFHRQNYSDSLYKFMKVLKERNPNYVFETVDHYPGARVEK, encoded by the coding sequence ATGCACCGCCGTCCAATTAAAAACATCTTTACTATATTTTGTATACTAACTTTTACTGCGTGTAACAATGGAAGTACTGAAAAGACAGCTAACAATAAAGATACTTTCGCGGCAACTTTTGACTCCATTCAACAAAAGCCATTAAAAGATACCTCGGTGAAAAGTGAGGCCGCAGTGATAGACACAATAGTTGAGCCCCCTAAAAAACCATTAAAGGAAGATATAGTAGAAACGGATTCAACAAAAAAGTACGTATTTCTTACTTTTGATGATGGCCCCCAACAAGGAACAATGAATGTTTACCATAATTTAAGAGCTTTAGGGATTAAAGGGACTTTCTTCATGGTTGGCCTTCACGCCACTTATGGTAAAGATATGCGCGAAGCTGTAGATACAATTAGAGAGAATTATCCAAATGTACAGTTAGCGAATCACAGTTATACCCATGCAAATGGACATTATGAATATTTTTATCATCATGTAGCTAGTTGTTTTGAAGACTTTATGAAAGCACAAAAAAGCTTAGATGTGCAAGAAAAGTTTATTCGCTTACCAGGCAATAGTGGCTGGGTCTTGGCAACAGGGATGTTAGCGCATCCATTAGTTAAACCAGTATGTAAATTATTGGATTCTGCAGGTTATAATGTAATTGGCTGGGATGTAGAGTGGGCCTTTAAAACTGATAAAGTACATGGAGGCTCTATTCCGGTAGAAACACCTGAAACAATGGTAAAAATGGTGGAGTATGCATTAAATCATCATCGCACACACAGAAAGAACGCAGTTGTATTGCTTTCTCATGACAGAATGTTCCATCGTCAAAACTATTCCGATTCCTTGTACAAATTCATGAAAGTACTGAAAGAAAGAAATCCAAATTATGTATTTGAAACGGTGGATCATTATCCGGGCGCAAGAGTTGAGAAGTAG
- a CDS encoding Bax inhibitor-1/YccA family protein: MALFSSKSSNPTMSEKVFDRSLQQTDSSLGIMTISGAVGKFGFLLVMVMAGAFYTWNLFGKGELSTMNTLMWVGIIGGLITAMIIIFKPHAARFLAPLYALLEGLFLGSISVVINSAFTAKYPGIVMQAVGLTFAVAAAVLFLYAFRIIRATQRFRSIIISATAGIALFYIATMVLSLFHVNMPFVNSGSPLSIGISVFIVAIAALNLILDFDMIEKGAQMGAPKYMEWYGAFGLLITMVWLYMEILRLLSKIGSNR; this comes from the coding sequence ATGGCTTTATTTTCATCTAAATCGAGTAATCCGACCATGTCGGAGAAAGTGTTTGATAGATCTTTGCAACAAACTGATAGTTCATTAGGTATAATGACGATTAGTGGTGCTGTAGGTAAATTCGGGTTCTTATTAGTAATGGTAATGGCTGGTGCATTTTACACCTGGAATCTTTTTGGCAAAGGAGAATTATCTACCATGAACACTTTAATGTGGGTAGGCATCATTGGCGGTTTGATTACTGCCATGATTATTATTTTCAAGCCACATGCAGCAAGATTTCTGGCACCTTTATATGCTTTGCTCGAAGGTCTGTTTTTAGGTAGCATTTCTGTAGTTATCAACAGTGCTTTTACGGCGAAGTATCCGGGAATCGTGATGCAAGCAGTAGGGCTTACGTTTGCTGTGGCAGCAGCAGTTTTATTTTTGTATGCATTTCGTATTATTCGTGCTACGCAACGCTTTCGTTCTATCATTATTTCCGCAACTGCAGGGATAGCTTTGTTTTATATTGCAACGATGGTGTTGAGTTTGTTTCATGTAAACATGCCATTTGTAAATAGCGGAAGTCCTTTAAGTATCGGCATCTCTGTTTTTATTGTTGCGATTGCAGCTTTAAATTTAATCTTAGATTTTGATATGATAGAAAAAGGGGCTCAAATGGGCGCTCCCAAATATATGGAATGGTATGGCGCATTTGGTCTGCTTATTACCATGGTTTGGTTGTATATGGAAATTTTAAGACTCTTATCTAAAATAGGGTCGAATAGATAA
- a CDS encoding TonB-dependent receptor domain-containing protein: protein MKKHFTLILVLIIAAKTIVKAQTKNAVNVLGKVVDESKEPLNFAGVYLLNAKDSSFLKAGMTDSSGIYQFSNIPAGKLMVSATIVGHQKTYSAPFEASRDNSKIELPIIVLKNITSSLKDVNVTASKPFLEQKVDKLVVNVEGSVVSAGNNVLEILQKVPGVMVDDDGNISLRGKSGITIMINGKLTYLSQDQLTQMLKSMDASQLSQIEIITNPSAKYDAAGTAGIINIKLKKNMNEGFNGSIQLGYSQAVHSRNNEGLNFNYKKGKFNAYGSYNLYKGTNGHEFNLIRKFYNTDGTPNLIMEQHSPRNSKETYQSFRAGVDYSIDSKNTVGVMANGSFSNGKDQSSGPIKFFNGSYQLDSVAVPETNSKNHWQSVGYNLNYKLQIDTTGQELTASFDYSTYNSRTFQNFNTGYQNTTGDSTRPTQFRKGELPSKIIIKSGKIDYTLPLGKTAKFEAGMKSSIVTSDNNVAYQDLLNGNWQNDAGATNHFIYNENINAVYANFNKDFGKGWSLEAGLRGEQTISKANQVTIDSVVTRNYFQLFPSIFLKKDIGKNNSLNLSYSRRVDRPDYGELNPFNYYIDDYTYSQGNPFLQPQFTNSFEVSDSYKGYIATLNYSHTNNVITQIIKQNDATHTAYETSANLNTINNINLGFTIPIHITHWWISNNYANVFRKMLKGEISNGRFSQGITSFGFNSENTFTLPDDFKIELSGYYNSRTTHSVWVVDPQYSISGGIQKSFWHKQATLKLNINDLFNTQQYSGKLIYQNIDFRLHNVWESRRVGLTFTYNFGNKNIKSANHNSSIEDEQNRINKG, encoded by the coding sequence ATGAAAAAGCATTTCACATTAATTCTTGTATTGATAATAGCGGCAAAAACTATAGTAAAAGCCCAAACAAAAAATGCAGTTAATGTATTGGGAAAAGTGGTCGACGAAAGCAAAGAGCCGCTCAACTTCGCCGGAGTTTATTTATTAAATGCAAAAGATTCTTCTTTTCTCAAAGCCGGTATGACAGATAGTTCAGGAATCTATCAATTTTCAAATATTCCTGCAGGGAAATTAATGGTTTCAGCAACCATTGTTGGTCATCAAAAAACTTACAGTGCGCCATTTGAAGCAAGCAGAGATAATTCAAAAATTGAACTGCCTATAATTGTTTTAAAGAATATTACATCATCTTTAAAAGATGTAAATGTAACAGCCAGCAAGCCATTTTTGGAACAAAAAGTTGACAAGTTGGTGGTGAATGTAGAAGGAAGTGTCGTAAGTGCAGGCAACAATGTATTAGAGATTTTACAAAAAGTACCGGGAGTCATGGTCGATGATGACGGAAATATTTCTCTACGAGGGAAATCGGGTATTACCATAATGATAAACGGAAAACTCACCTATCTTTCGCAAGATCAGTTAACGCAAATGCTGAAGTCTATGGACGCAAGCCAACTTTCTCAAATTGAAATAATCACCAACCCTTCTGCAAAATATGATGCTGCCGGAACAGCGGGTATTATCAACATAAAATTAAAAAAGAATATGAACGAAGGGTTTAACGGCAGCATTCAATTAGGTTATTCGCAAGCTGTACACAGCAGAAATAATGAAGGTCTTAACTTCAATTATAAAAAGGGGAAATTTAATGCATATGGTAGTTATAATCTTTACAAAGGAACGAATGGTCATGAATTTAATTTGATTCGCAAATTTTATAATACCGATGGCACACCTAATTTAATAATGGAACAACACTCACCAAGAAACTCTAAGGAGACATATCAATCTTTCCGAGCAGGAGTTGATTATTCCATCGACTCAAAAAATACGGTTGGTGTGATGGCAAATGGCTCTTTTAGCAATGGGAAGGATCAAAGTAGTGGGCCCATCAAATTTTTCAATGGAAGCTATCAACTAGATTCCGTTGCAGTGCCGGAAACCAATTCAAAAAATCATTGGCAATCTGTCGGATATAACTTAAACTATAAGTTACAAATTGATACAACTGGCCAAGAATTGACGGCAAGTTTTGATTACTCTACTTATAATAGCCGGACTTTTCAAAATTTTAATACCGGCTATCAGAACACCACGGGCGACTCAACGCGTCCAACACAATTTAGGAAAGGTGAACTTCCTTCTAAAATTATTATAAAATCAGGCAAAATTGATTATACTTTGCCTTTAGGAAAAACGGCCAAATTTGAAGCTGGTATGAAAAGCAGCATCGTCACAAGTGACAATAATGTAGCATATCAAGATCTTTTAAATGGCAATTGGCAAAATGATGCGGGTGCCACCAATCATTTTATTTACAATGAAAATATTAACGCTGTATATGCAAACTTCAATAAAGATTTTGGGAAAGGTTGGTCTTTAGAAGCAGGTTTGCGTGGAGAGCAGACAATTTCAAAAGCAAATCAAGTAACGATAGATTCTGTAGTAACCCGCAATTATTTTCAATTATTCCCAAGTATCTTTTTGAAAAAAGACATAGGGAAAAATAATTCACTTAATTTATCTTACAGTCGTAGAGTTGATAGACCAGATTATGGAGAGCTTAATCCGTTTAATTATTATATAGACGATTATACATATAGCCAAGGAAATCCTTTTTTGCAACCTCAGTTTACCAATTCCTTTGAGGTATCTGACTCTTACAAAGGATATATTGCTACGCTAAACTATAGTCATACGAATAATGTAATTACACAAATAATAAAGCAAAACGACGCCACACATACTGCATATGAAACTTCTGCTAATTTGAATACCATCAATAATATCAATTTAGGCTTTACAATTCCTATACATATTACGCATTGGTGGATAAGTAATAACTATGCTAATGTATTTCGTAAGATGCTTAAGGGCGAAATAAGCAATGGCAGGTTTAGCCAAGGGATCACTTCTTTTGGGTTTAACAGTGAAAATACATTTACACTCCCTGATGACTTTAAAATTGAACTAAGCGGGTATTATAATTCCAGAACCACCCATTCTGTATGGGTGGTAGATCCGCAATATAGTATTTCTGGCGGCATACAAAAATCATTTTGGCACAAACAAGCAACCTTAAAATTAAATATCAATGACCTCTTTAATACGCAGCAATACTCGGGCAAATTAATATATCAAAATATAGATTTCAGGCTGCATAATGTCTGGGAAAGTCGCCGTGTAGGGCTGACATTTACTTATAACTTCGGCAATAAAAACATAAAATCCGCTAATCATAATTCCAGCATAGAAGATGAACAAAACCGAATAAATAAAGGATAA